GGTGGAACCGCGCACTCGTATGGCGGTACCATTCAGCAAGATTCGCTTCTCAAAATTGTCGTTGGGTGGTGGTAGCTGCATTTGCAGACTTATTGTGAATTCGCCCTGAGGGGCCGCAAACGAAGGAATACGAAAGTCGTGATTCATCACCCAATAAGAATCTGCGGAGATCTGATAACTTTGACCGGCTTCAACAGGAACATAAACTGGATCACGTGTTATTACTTCCCACTCGAAAGAATTGACAGCGTGTCCGGCAATCCGAACCAGGTTTTGCAGATCATTGCCGGTATAAGCATTGAGCAAAGCGCCTTGAGTTGCGGAGAGCACGAGGGTTCCGCTGCGAGGAGCTGTCCATGTCCACCAGCAAATTTCTCCCACTGCCTCATTACCGAAGTAAAGTTCGCCAGGCTCCCAGGTAGCAAGTGCAAGCGATGCTGGAAAGCTAAGATTGGAACCGACGAGTTGAAACCGATTGGTAAAATGATCGTTGGCAGGATGAACATTGATGACGACAGGTGAAGAGACATTCGTCACGTCTCCAACCGAGACGGCAGTGAGGGAATGCACGCCAGACAGAACATCCTTCCACAAGAAAGAATAAGGCGGAGTGTCGGCTTCATATAAAAACTTTGATCCGTCATAGAACGAGACCTTCCGGACATTATTGTTGGATGGGTCCAGAAAAACGGAGACAGCAATATTAGTGGGGCCAATGAAGTTAGATGGGGAGAATGGTTCCTCGATAGCAATAGCAGCCTGGCCCAGGGAGAAACTAAATGGACCGCTTCGGTTGCCAAAAGGATTGCGAGCGGAAATTTTCTTAAACATTTTAACTGAGAAGTGGTATGTAGTTCCCGCCTCCACCGGAAAACTGATGTTTTCGCCATGAGAGGATCTTGCAATGAAACCGACACCGACCAAGGAAGGACCGGTATAAACCAGAATGTCCAAATTATCAAACGGGTCGCTCAGCAAATAGGCATAGCCAGTGTAAGGAGCAGTCCAGGAATACCAGACGGATCCTGGAACGAGGTCGTCACCCCAGTTTAGTTCGCCAGGTTCTTCTGTGGATGCGTAAGTCGTGCCCGATGGGTTACAGTTAATCCCAGTCAAAATAACAGGATTTGCGTAATCATCGTTATCTGGAGCCGGCTGAAAGGAGAGCTTAAAGTTTCTTGTCGCAGGGGGCGGCGGGAAGTTTGGAGCATTTTGGTAGCCGAAGGCTATTTTATAATTTTGGCCGGCGCGGACTCTAAAAATCATTGTGTCTAAAAGGAATGGCAAACCTAAGGAACGGTTATCGCCAACAGGGGAGAGCGCGTCCACCGAGTCACCGACATAGGCAGCCAGGAGAATCCCAGTATCCCATGCCGAGCCATCGTGAATCGCGGTCACAAAAGCCAACCCGCTTTGGGTGGCAGTCCAGGAATACCAAACCGAGGTCATACCCTGAACTCCTGCATGGTTAGGTTCACCCGGTTCCTTCGTGGCTCCCGCGAGAGTGGCGATGTTGGTTGAGTCAAGTTCGAGGATGGGGATGCTGTTGGAGAAATTGTCGTTAATCGGTTGTGCCGAAGCGACAGTGGTAAGAGCGCATAAGACCAGGATAGTGGACATTATAATCGTCAGAGGGCGAATGATCATGCTGTTCCTGCCGCCCTTTTGGCGGGGTGCGTCTCCTTGTTTCATCGTCATTAAATGGTCCGTTCTGTTTCCGAAGGAGAATAGAGAACGAAGGTCTAGATGCAAGGGTTTTCAGGTGTAGTTCGACTGATGCATGCAGAAACGCTAAGTTGCCGAGTTGTTCTGTCGCAAGCAGTTGAGGGTCAATGGAAAATATTTCGAGGGGGTTGGACAGTGTATGTCCAACCCGCTGCGCTAAATTGGTGAGGTATGAAAAAAGAAGTCGCAGATTTAGGTGGGGCGGTGGTGCACGACCTGGCCTGCCATGCAACCGGAGGGGAGCGAAAGGAGTTATCCTCCGGCAAAGTGGAAATTCGAGTTAATTCGAGTAAAAATTGCAACACAGATGCCGGGTCAGGCATGGAAAGGAGTGAAATGGAAGGCAATCCAATCGAAGGCGGGAGTTTACAATCTCTTTGCATCCCAGGGAATTTTACCGTAGATATTCCCTTCCCCATTGAGGGGAATTTTATGAAACCCGAAGTCGAAATATATGATACGACCCTGCGCGATGGAAGTCAGGGCGAAGGCATCAATTTCTCGGTGATGGACAAGTTGCGGATTGCCGAGAAGCTCGACCAATTCGGGGTTCATTATATTGAAGGGGGCTGGCCGGGATCGAATCCGAAGGACATCGAGTTTTTTGCGGAGGCCAAGCGGAAGAAATTCAAGAAAGCACGATTGGCAGCGTTCGGTTCGACACGGCGCAAGGGTGTGCCAGTGGAACAGGATGACCAGGTGCGGTTGTTGCTGGAAGCTGAGACGCCGGTGGTGACGATTTACGGGAAGACGTGGTTGATGCACGTGAAGGAAGTGTTGCGCACGACTCCGGAAGAAAATCTGGGGATGATTGCCGACACAATCCGTTACCTTAAGGACAACGGAAAGTTCGTAATTTACGACGCGGAGCATTGCTTCGACGGTTACAAGAGTGATGCGGAGTATGCCATCGCAACGTGGCACGCGGCGGAAAAAGCGGGCGTGGATATTTTGACGTTGTGCGATACCAACGGCGGTTGTCTGCCGACCGAAGTTGCGGAGATCACGCGCGTGGCCAGGAGCAAGGTGAATGTGAAGATCGGCATTCACACACACGATGACATTGGGCTGGGTGTGGCAAATGCTTTGGCTTCGCTCAATGCGGGCGCCACGCATGTGCAAGGCACGATCAATGGCTATGGGGAACGAACCGGCAATTGCAATTTGACGAGCGTGATACCAACAGTTGCGTTCAAGATGAAGAAGAGTTGCGTGCCGAAGGCTTCGCTGCCCAAGCTGAAGGAGCTTTCACAGTTCGTGGATGAAATCGCCAACTTGCGCCACAATCCGCGCCAACCATGGGTCGGTTCGGCGGCGTTCTCGCATAAAGGCGGCACGCATGTCAATGCAGTGCAAAAACTGGCTTCGAGCTACGAGCATATTGATCCGGCATCCGTGGGAAATAATCGCACCGTGTTGATCAGTGACCTGGCGGGACGCAGCAACATTGTCATGAAAGCCCAGGAGCTGGGTTTCAAGATCAATAACGAGACGCCGGAGTTGAAGCTGATTTTGAATCGCATCAAGGAACTGGAGCATAAAGGTTATGAGTTCGAAGCGGCGGAAGGATCCCTTGCCCTGCTCATCCAGAAGCTTTTGAAACACGAGGAACCGCCATTTAAAGTTGAGGGCTACGAAACGACGGTACGACGCGATCGATCGATCTCGGTTTGTCAGGCGATGATCAAGGTATTGGTAAAAGGTGAGGCAGCGCATACGGTTGCCGAAGGGGATGGTCCGGTGAATGCACTGGACTCGGCATTGCGCCAGGCATTGGCACGGTTTTATCCGCAGGTGAAGAAAATCCAATTAACGGATTATAAAGTTCGTATTCTGGATTCAGGCAGCGGCACGAGCGCGAAGACGCGTGTTTTCATTGAGTCCACCAATGGCAAGGATGAATGGGGTACGGTCGGTGTGAGTGATAATATTATTGAAGCGAGCCTCGGGGCATTGGTGGATAGTATGGAGTATGGGTTGTTGAAGAAATGATTTTCAACCACGAATGGACACGAATAAATTACTTTCGAAGGAGGAAGTGTTCCAGATCGTGGGTTGTGCCCTTGAAGTGCTGAATGAAATTGGGCCTGGATTCCATGAAAAGATCTATGAGAACTCATTATCGGTTGAGTTTAAGGTTCGCCACATTGCGTTCGATCAGCAGCGGAGATTTGAGATACTTTACAAAAGCCAACATGTTGGTGAGTTCATTCCAGACCTGATTGCATTCGGTTCTGTCATAGTTGATACCAAGGTCATTGCAAGCATTGGAGAACTGGAGCGCGGCCAGATGCTCAATCATCTTCGAATTACCGGTTTGAGAGTTGGGGTTATAATAAACTTCAAACGCGCAAAGCTTGAATGGGAGCGTTTGGTATTGTGATTTAACATTCGTGTTTATTGGTGTTCATTCGTGGTCAAAAAGCGTTATGTCCGAGATTTCAAAAGCATACGAACCGCAAGCGGTTGAAACGAAGTGGTATCAATTCTGGCAGGATAACAAGCTCTTCGTGGCTGATCCTGCTTCAAAGAAGCCAGCCTATTCGATTGTCATTCCCCCGCCGAACGTCACGGGGATTCTCCATCTCGGCCATGTATTGAATAATACCATCCAGGACATTCTTTCGCGCAAGGCGCGCATGGAAGGCAAGGAAGTGCTCTGGTTGCCTGGCACCGATCACGCTGGCATCGCCACGCAGACGATGGTGGAAAGGAAGATCAAGAAGGAAGAGGGTTTGAAACGATATGACCTGGGGCGGGAAAAATTCCTTGAACGGGTTTGGGAATGGAAAGAGAAGCATGGCGGCATCATTATTTCGCAGCTCAAGAAATTGGGCTGTTCCTGCGATTGGTCGCGCGAGCGGTTCACGATGGACCCGGAATATTCGCGGCGCGTGGCAGAAACTTTTGTAGATCTCTATAACAAGGGGCTTATTTATAAAGGCAAGCGGATGGTGAATTGGTGCCCAGTTTCGCTCACGGCGCTGTCGGATGAGGAAGTGATCATGAAGGAGCAAAATGGTTTGCTCTATTATTTCAAAGTGGAAATCGCCGAGCATCCAGGAACCTTCCTGACCATTGCCACCACCCGTCCGGAAACGATTCCGGGTGATACGGCAGTCGCAGTGAATCCGAAAGACCCACGGTACGCGAAATACATCGGCAAGCATGTGATTCGTCCCCTGCCCGCTGAGTTGCCGCACGTGGACAAATGGATTCCGATCGTCGGTGACGACCATGTGGATTTTGAGTTTGGAACCGGTGTGTTGAAAGTAACCCCGGCGCATGACAAGGCGGACTTCGAGATCGGCCAGCGACATGAGTTGGCGGTAATTGAAGTTATTAATCCTGATGGTTCGATGAACCAGGCTGCAGGCAAAGACCTCGCTGGCATGGACCGTTTTGCCGCCCGCAAAGCCGCAGCAGAAAAACTGAAGGAACTTGGCAGCTACGACAAGGATGAGCCGTACAAGAACAATGTAGGCTACAGCGAACGTGCGGATGTACCGATTGAACCGCGTTTGTCCGAGCAATGGTTCCTGAAGTATCCGAGCACACAACCAGCCCGTGAAGTTGCCAGCAGTGGGGAGATGCGATTTTTCCCTGAGCGTTGGGGCAAGGTGTACGACCATTGGATGCAAAACATCCAGGATTGGTGCATCAGCCGCCAGCTTTGGTGGGGACATCAAATTCCGGTTTGGTACCGCGGCCACGAAGTGAAGTGTCAGGTGGACTCACCGGGGGCTGATTGGAAGCAGGATCCAGATGTGTTGGATACGTGGTTTTCATCCTGGCTATGGCCGTTTGCGACGATGGATGAAGCGACGAAGGCGAAGTTTTATCCAACCAGCGTGTTGGTTACTGGACCTGACATCATCTTTTTCTGGGTGGCCCGCATGATCATGGCTGGTTTTGAATACACCGGCAAGAAGCCATTCAGCGACGTGTATTTAACTGGTATTATTCGGGATAAGCAGGGGCGCAAGTTGTCGAAGACCTTGGGAAACTCGCCAGACCCGTTGGAACTCATCGGCAAGTATGGGGCAGACGGATTGCGATTTGGCATCATGCGTTCAGCGCCGCTGGGTCAGGACGTACTATTCGATGAAAAGGATGTCGAACTGGGACGCAATTTTTGCAACAAGCTTTGGAACGCATGCCGTTTTCGTCAGATGCAGGATGGCGAAGTTCAGGGTGAAATTAATCCCAGCAAACTTACTGGTGACGATAAATGGATTTTACTGCGGCTGAATACGGCGATCGAAGAGCTCAACACCTCACTGGCGGAATACAAATTCAGTGAGGCGACACAAACACTCTATCGTTTTTTCTGGAGCGAGTATTGCGATTGGTATGTGGAGGCGAGCAAGGCGGTATTGCATGGCACAGATGAAGCGGCTAAGGCCAACACGCTTGCTGTTCTTGATTTCGTGTTATCGCACACGTTGCGTTTGTTTCATCCGTTCGTGCCTTTCATCACGGAAGAGCTTTGGCACGACATGGGTTATTCCTCCGAAATGCCGGAAGATCAGGGGGGCAAGAGCATTATGTTCGCACCGTGGCCCAAGGCTTTGGACCAGGACTTTCGCGATCATTATGGCCTCGACGATTGCTATCTGGAGTTCACAAATAAAAAGTATGAGTTTGTGACCGAAGGACGCAATCTGCGTCGTGAAGGAAATATACAGTCGAGCAAGCGGGTAAAATTCGTGCTCAAGCCGGCCAATGACATACTTCCCCATGATGTTGCGGTTCTCAAAATTCTTCTGAATGCCGACCCGCTCGAAGTCGATCCCAACTATCAGCCGAAGAAGGGCACTCCAACCACGCGCTCAGAAATCGGTGAATTGTACCTGCCGCTCGAAGGTCACATTGACATCGAGGCGGAAAAGGCGCGCCTGCAAAAAGAGGTTGAGAAGATCGATGGAGAAATCCTGAAGGTTGAGCAGAAGCTTGCCAACCCATCTTTCGCACAGAAGGTGCCACCAGCGGTACTTGAAGAACACCAGAAGCGACTGATAGACTGGAAAGCGAAGAAGCAGCATGTGCAGGCGTCGCTCGACGCCCTATCAAGTTAATCAAAACTATCAGAAATCAGAACGCAGCGAACCATTATGAAAACAATGCTCATTCTCGGTCTCAGTTGCACCGGGTTGATTTTTAATTCCGTGGCTCAACCCGGCACCAGCTTGGTTTTAAATTCAATGGCTCAAAACAGCATCATCAACGAGGCTTCCAAATTGGAGGAGAAGGGACAATTTAAGGCCGCCGCGCAGGTGTTAAGTGGCGCCATTGAATCAAAGAAGTATTCCGGCGCAGAGTTGAAGAAGCTTGAGTTTGACCTCGATCGTTTGGACCGCATCAAAAAGGATTATCCTTATACGCAGGATGGTTTGTTCTCGGATTTGCAAGGCGCAGTCAAGGATTTGACCGAGTATGAATATGAAAAGTGGGTTAAGGGCGGATGGTTCGATTCACGCGACATAGACGGCACCACGTATTTCGTAGAATCAAGTGTCAGCAATCTTTTCTTTCGTCATCCGGAACTGGACAATCGCCGGACTAATCCGAAAGACCAGGCACGAATCAATTTGAGATTTTTAGAGAATTGCGAGTCCATTCGGAATGCGGCCCGGGAAGCCAAAACTCCTTACGTTCTGCCCAAGACTTTTCATGTTAAAATGAAGGTGGCTGCAAAAGCGGATGCGGCTCCGGCAGGAGAGATCATTCGGGCCTGGGTGCCTATCCCAAGGAACTATCCTTTTGAAAAGGATTTCAAGTTAATCTCTTCCTCCCTGCCTCCAAAAAATATCGATGACGAAAACAGCCCCATTCGATCCGTTTATTTTGAAAAGGCGGCTGAGAAGGGGAAACCGACGCAATTCAATATCGATTATCAGTTTACCGCTTACGGCGTTTGGTTTGATTTAAAGCCGGACGCAATCAAGCCTTACGATGCGAGCAATGCGGAGTTCAAGCAATTTACCAGTGAAGCGCCGCACGTGGTTTTCACACCTGAAATCAAGGCGCTTTCAGCAAAGATCGTGGGGAATGAGACCAATCCCATGCTGAAGGCAAAAAAGATTTACGATTATCTCTCGGACACTTTGCATTACAGCTACGCGCGGGAGTACTCAACCTTGCGAAACATCAGCGACTACTGCCGCAGCAACGGTTACGGGGACTGTGGCCAGCAGGCATTATTATTCATCACGCTCTGCCGCTACAATGGGGTTCCGGCCCGCTGGCAGACCGGTTGGAACATGTTTCCGGGTGACGTTACCAATCATGATTGGTCGGAAATTTATCTCGCTCCCTACGGTTGGGTCCCCGTCGATCAATACATGGGCAATTATGCAATGACCTATGCCACCAGCGTGTCCAAGGAAAAAAGGGAGGAATTGCGGGACTTTTATTTTGGCGGATTAACGCAGTATAGAATGGTGGCCAACAGCGACCATAGCCAGGAACTGCGTCCGGCAAAGAAAACCATGCGTTCTGATGATGTGGATTTCCAACGAGGTGAGTTGGAATACGGAGACAAGAATCTCTACTTCGGCAAATTCAGCTACAAATTCACTTACGACGAAATTCCCACTCCTCAACTAAAACTTCCATGACATTGGCGGAACACAAAAAAGCACTGGCTTGCGCTGTCAAAGCTGCCCGACTGGTCGGCAGGCTGATGCGGCAGAATCTGCATATTGATAAGAAAGTCAACTCGGCCACGGCCCATGACATTAAACTGGAACTTGATGTCAGATCACAAAAGTTGATCGAGAAAACTCTTCTCCAAAGCTTTCCCAAGGTGGCAGTGCTTGGTGAGGAAGGGGTTTCGGGCGATCAGAGTGCCGATTCACGGTGGGTGGTAGATCCCATCGATGGGACGGTTAATTTCTCATATGAGATTCCGCACGCCTGTGTTTCCATCGCATTGCAGACGAAGGATAAAACCAGCGGCGAATATGTGACTGTCGTTGGCGTGGTGTACGATCCTTTTTGCGACGAACTTTGGACGGCAATTCGCGGGCAGCCTTCCAAATTGAATGGCAAGGTCATTCATGTCAGCGACCGAAAAGCCTTGAAGGATTGCATTGTGTCCATTGGGTTTGCCAAATCCCGGTCGAATTTGGAACGCACCCTGCCCTATTTTAACGTGCTGGTGCGGCGTGTTCGGAAGATACGACTGATGGGCGCTGCGGCTTTGGCCATGACCTACGTGGCATCCGGTCGTTTTGATGCCTATTTCGAGCAGGGCATCAAGCTTTGGGACATCGCAGCCGGCGGGTTAATCCTGGAATGTGCCGGGGGCGAATTCTGGAACGAGCCAGTTGATAGCCAACACACTTATCGTCTGGTCGCGAACAACGGCTATCTTCGCAAGAAACTGCAGTCTCTGAAATAAGCTGAGCGCTCCGATGCTATACGGCGGACATTGAATCCAACCGTTGGCGTAATTTGGCGAGTGCCTTGGCCCGATGACTGAGCTGATTTTTCGTCACTTCGCCCAATTCAGCAAAGCTTTGTTGATAGCCATTTGGGACAAAAAGCGGGTCGTAACCGAAGCCCCCCAGGCCACTGGGCTTTGTGCTGATGCTGCCTTCGCATGCACCATCAAAGATTTGAGTTTGCAATTCAAATTCATTTGCATCGCAGACGGGGGAGGAACCGGCTGCGGAGAGTTGAAAAACTGGAGTCAGAGCGATGACGCAACGAAACCGTGCAGAACGTTTCCCGGGTGGAACGTCCTTTAACAGACGGAGCAGCTTGGCATTGTTATCAGCGTCAGAAGAATTGCCTTCAAGCTGTTTATCCAACGCTGCGAAACGGGCTGAATGCACTCCCGGAGCGCCATTGAGCGCATCGACTTCCAAACCGGAGTCGTCGGCTAAAACAAAGAAGTTTGAGCCAGCAGATAAGAATTCCCCGGGTTGTTCCCTGGCGACCCACTCAGCAAGTTTGACCGCTTTCAACGTGGCATTTCCCTGGAAGGTATCCGCATCTTCCTTAACGGCCGGAGCGCCAGAAAAATCCTTTAACGTAAGATATCGAAAACGATCAGTAAGAATGGCACGGATTTCTTCCACCTTGTGTGCATTGCGAGTAGCGATCAACAGAGTCGTCATATCCCCAGCATTCCATTGCTGAGGAAAGAAGACGATATTATTTGACCTGATGATTGGGAACCCCGCCTACAAACGAGATGCAGGCGAGGTATCCCGCCTCATTTTTCAAGGAACACCCCTTGAAAAGCTGCTT
This genomic stretch from Pedosphaera parvula Ellin514 harbors:
- a CDS encoding Ig-like domain-containing protein is translated as MKQGDAPRQKGGRNSMIIRPLTIIMSTILVLCALTTVASAQPINDNFSNSIPILELDSTNIATLAGATKEPGEPNHAGVQGMTSVWYSWTATQSGLAFVTAIHDGSAWDTGILLAAYVGDSVDALSPVGDNRSLGLPFLLDTMIFRVRAGQNYKIAFGYQNAPNFPPPPATRNFKLSFQPAPDNDDYANPVILTGINCNPSGTTYASTEEPGELNWGDDLVPGSVWYSWTAPYTGYAYLLSDPFDNLDILVYTGPSLVGVGFIARSSHGENISFPVEAGTTYHFSVKMFKKISARNPFGNRSGPFSFSLGQAAIAIEEPFSPSNFIGPTNIAVSVFLDPSNNNVRKVSFYDGSKFLYEADTPPYSFLWKDVLSGVHSLTAVSVGDVTNVSSPVVINVHPANDHFTNRFQLVGSNLSFPASLALATWEPGELYFGNEAVGEICWWTWTAPRSGTLVLSATQGALLNAYTGNDLQNLVRIAGHAVNSFEWEVITRDPVYVPVEAGQSYQISADSYWVMNHDFRIPSFAAPQGEFTISLQMQLPPPNDNFEKRILLNGTAIRVRGSTLGASSQPNEPAHGGIAQGNSIWYSWKAPISGSVSLATNSIVIKTNQELSPYGFPVPWTPTPIDTIVSTFRPDYPVFAVYTGSSLATLTNISSGPLVRFDAVAGQTYQIAVDGNQANPANLQFYLNEVPPAANDNFYLAPSIFGNTQVSGSNLGATTQPGEPASNAGDTSGHSIWWTWRAPYFGVCSIDLWQSDDWRSPITVFVGNLGTLKPVASGHTGGVTFFAIPGVPYHICVGSDNGYTGNIRMNIREYPYHPAPILFGGLTGTGPGKTR
- the cimA gene encoding citramalate synthase encodes the protein MKKEVADLGGAVVHDLACHATGGERKELSSGKVEIRVNSSKNCNTDAGSGMERSEMEGNPIEGGSLQSLCIPGNFTVDIPFPIEGNFMKPEVEIYDTTLRDGSQGEGINFSVMDKLRIAEKLDQFGVHYIEGGWPGSNPKDIEFFAEAKRKKFKKARLAAFGSTRRKGVPVEQDDQVRLLLEAETPVVTIYGKTWLMHVKEVLRTTPEENLGMIADTIRYLKDNGKFVIYDAEHCFDGYKSDAEYAIATWHAAEKAGVDILTLCDTNGGCLPTEVAEITRVARSKVNVKIGIHTHDDIGLGVANALASLNAGATHVQGTINGYGERTGNCNLTSVIPTVAFKMKKSCVPKASLPKLKELSQFVDEIANLRHNPRQPWVGSAAFSHKGGTHVNAVQKLASSYEHIDPASVGNNRTVLISDLAGRSNIVMKAQELGFKINNETPELKLILNRIKELEHKGYEFEAAEGSLALLIQKLLKHEEPPFKVEGYETTVRRDRSISVCQAMIKVLVKGEAAHTVAEGDGPVNALDSALRQALARFYPQVKKIQLTDYKVRILDSGSGTSAKTRVFIESTNGKDEWGTVGVSDNIIEASLGALVDSMEYGLLKK
- a CDS encoding GxxExxY protein, whose product is MDTNKLLSKEEVFQIVGCALEVLNEIGPGFHEKIYENSLSVEFKVRHIAFDQQRRFEILYKSQHVGEFIPDLIAFGSVIVDTKVIASIGELERGQMLNHLRITGLRVGVIINFKRAKLEWERLVL
- a CDS encoding valine--tRNA ligase, whose translation is MSEISKAYEPQAVETKWYQFWQDNKLFVADPASKKPAYSIVIPPPNVTGILHLGHVLNNTIQDILSRKARMEGKEVLWLPGTDHAGIATQTMVERKIKKEEGLKRYDLGREKFLERVWEWKEKHGGIIISQLKKLGCSCDWSRERFTMDPEYSRRVAETFVDLYNKGLIYKGKRMVNWCPVSLTALSDEEVIMKEQNGLLYYFKVEIAEHPGTFLTIATTRPETIPGDTAVAVNPKDPRYAKYIGKHVIRPLPAELPHVDKWIPIVGDDHVDFEFGTGVLKVTPAHDKADFEIGQRHELAVIEVINPDGSMNQAAGKDLAGMDRFAARKAAAEKLKELGSYDKDEPYKNNVGYSERADVPIEPRLSEQWFLKYPSTQPAREVASSGEMRFFPERWGKVYDHWMQNIQDWCISRQLWWGHQIPVWYRGHEVKCQVDSPGADWKQDPDVLDTWFSSWLWPFATMDEATKAKFYPTSVLVTGPDIIFFWVARMIMAGFEYTGKKPFSDVYLTGIIRDKQGRKLSKTLGNSPDPLELIGKYGADGLRFGIMRSAPLGQDVLFDEKDVELGRNFCNKLWNACRFRQMQDGEVQGEINPSKLTGDDKWILLRLNTAIEELNTSLAEYKFSEATQTLYRFFWSEYCDWYVEASKAVLHGTDEAAKANTLAVLDFVLSHTLRLFHPFVPFITEELWHDMGYSSEMPEDQGGKSIMFAPWPKALDQDFRDHYGLDDCYLEFTNKKYEFVTEGRNLRREGNIQSSKRVKFVLKPANDILPHDVAVLKILLNADPLEVDPNYQPKKGTPTTRSEIGELYLPLEGHIDIEAEKARLQKEVEKIDGEILKVEQKLANPSFAQKVPPAVLEEHQKRLIDWKAKKQHVQASLDALSS
- a CDS encoding transglutaminase-like domain-containing protein, which translates into the protein MKTMLILGLSCTGLIFNSVAQPGTSLVLNSMAQNSIINEASKLEEKGQFKAAAQVLSGAIESKKYSGAELKKLEFDLDRLDRIKKDYPYTQDGLFSDLQGAVKDLTEYEYEKWVKGGWFDSRDIDGTTYFVESSVSNLFFRHPELDNRRTNPKDQARINLRFLENCESIRNAAREAKTPYVLPKTFHVKMKVAAKADAAPAGEIIRAWVPIPRNYPFEKDFKLISSSLPPKNIDDENSPIRSVYFEKAAEKGKPTQFNIDYQFTAYGVWFDLKPDAIKPYDASNAEFKQFTSEAPHVVFTPEIKALSAKIVGNETNPMLKAKKIYDYLSDTLHYSYAREYSTLRNISDYCRSNGYGDCGQQALLFITLCRYNGVPARWQTGWNMFPGDVTNHDWSEIYLAPYGWVPVDQYMGNYAMTYATSVSKEKREELRDFYFGGLTQYRMVANSDHSQELRPAKKTMRSDDVDFQRGELEYGDKNLYFGKFSYKFTYDEIPTPQLKLP
- a CDS encoding inositol monophosphatase family protein codes for the protein MTLAEHKKALACAVKAARLVGRLMRQNLHIDKKVNSATAHDIKLELDVRSQKLIEKTLLQSFPKVAVLGEEGVSGDQSADSRWVVDPIDGTVNFSYEIPHACVSIALQTKDKTSGEYVTVVGVVYDPFCDELWTAIRGQPSKLNGKVIHVSDRKALKDCIVSIGFAKSRSNLERTLPYFNVLVRRVRKIRLMGAAALAMTYVASGRFDAYFEQGIKLWDIAAGGLILECAGGEFWNEPVDSQHTYRLVANNGYLRKKLQSLK
- a CDS encoding non-canonical purine NTP pyrophosphatase; amino-acid sequence: MTTLLIATRNAHKVEEIRAILTDRFRYLTLKDFSGAPAVKEDADTFQGNATLKAVKLAEWVAREQPGEFLSAGSNFFVLADDSGLEVDALNGAPGVHSARFAALDKQLEGNSSDADNNAKLLRLLKDVPPGKRSARFRCVIALTPVFQLSAAGSSPVCDANEFELQTQIFDGACEGSISTKPSGLGGFGYDPLFVPNGYQQSFAELGEVTKNQLSHRAKALAKLRQRLDSMSAV